In Synechococcus sp. KORDI-100, a single window of DNA contains:
- a CDS encoding DUF1825 family protein, with protein sequence MAFFDSDIVQDEAKRLFGDYQQLMQLGSEYGKFDREGKKKFIETMEELMGRYRVFMKRFELSEDFQAKLTVEQLRTQLSQFGITPEQMFEQMQSTLERMKSQIEPPPAG encoded by the coding sequence ATGGCCTTCTTCGACTCCGACATCGTCCAGGACGAGGCCAAGCGTCTGTTTGGCGACTACCAGCAGCTGATGCAGCTGGGCAGTGAGTACGGAAAGTTCGATCGCGAAGGCAAGAAAAAATTCATCGAAACCATGGAAGAGCTGATGGGCCGCTACCGGGTGTTCATGAAGCGGTTTGAGCTCTCGGAAGATTTCCAGGCCAAGCTCACGGTGGAGCAGCTGCGCACCCAGTTGAGCCAGTTCGGGATCACGCCGGAGCAGATGTTCGAGCAGATGCAGTCCACCCTGGAGCGGATGAAATCCCAGATTGAGCCGCCGCCGGCCGGCTGA
- a CDS encoding autotransporter outer membrane beta-barrel domain-containing protein → MRITPTLWQLLPSATAALLNLIALDSSPAKAQTCTVDPFGAEVCLPPDESIEPPNDPPNTPPPFVIIPECFGPCWEFPPAPPYRAFEAAADPEPTPEPAEEPPLMPAPPAEPIQPLWFKSDALESEVAEAYLERKLNDYFLAQTNQAVIDLGDAPIVVFDGIRYAELLTPNTLLYSQTTNEPGVNVWVRGFGGESKAPSSRGRIADISGGGAQLGFDVPLSNSSRIGLFGTYAVNDGDDGSRGTWDTDGWGGGGYAEYWSENFYLRGMVSAGGYSGDQRRSNDGEIYRGERSGNSWTGVVSVGAPFDSGDWILEPQALISYTNTSLDRYSESTGNRDDRLLYNEMELDRFDSELSMTFAHPIRDGQRSLFMPFLRVGWVADWGQSGGSQKVSFINADRNDNWSINGDSDHGALVEIGLDYTTYNFSDTSMGVYARSGVVLWGGDRGTAWQVSGGLNFKF, encoded by the coding sequence ATGCGGATCACACCAACGCTGTGGCAACTGCTCCCCTCAGCGACCGCCGCACTCCTTAACCTGATTGCCCTCGACTCGTCACCCGCCAAGGCACAAACATGCACGGTGGATCCCTTCGGTGCTGAAGTCTGCTTACCGCCAGACGAATCAATCGAGCCCCCCAACGATCCTCCGAACACACCGCCGCCCTTCGTGATCATCCCGGAGTGCTTCGGGCCCTGCTGGGAATTCCCACCGGCTCCTCCGTATCGGGCCTTTGAAGCAGCTGCTGATCCCGAACCCACGCCAGAGCCAGCGGAAGAACCGCCCTTGATGCCTGCACCGCCGGCCGAACCGATCCAGCCCCTCTGGTTCAAAAGCGATGCGCTGGAATCCGAGGTGGCAGAGGCTTACCTCGAGCGCAAGTTGAACGACTATTTCCTCGCCCAGACAAATCAAGCCGTGATCGATCTCGGGGACGCTCCGATCGTGGTCTTCGACGGGATTCGCTACGCCGAGCTGTTAACCCCCAACACGCTGCTCTACTCCCAGACCACCAACGAGCCAGGGGTGAATGTTTGGGTGCGCGGCTTCGGCGGTGAGAGCAAAGCACCGTCGTCACGCGGTCGGATAGCCGACATCAGTGGAGGTGGGGCACAGCTCGGGTTCGACGTTCCCTTAAGCAACAGCTCCCGCATTGGACTGTTCGGCACCTACGCCGTCAACGATGGTGACGATGGCTCCCGCGGCACCTGGGACACCGACGGCTGGGGTGGTGGCGGATACGCCGAATACTGGTCGGAAAACTTCTACCTGCGCGGCATGGTGAGTGCCGGCGGCTACTCGGGCGACCAGCGCCGCAGCAATGATGGCGAGATCTATCGAGGCGAGCGCAGCGGCAATTCCTGGACGGGGGTTGTGAGTGTGGGAGCCCCCTTCGACTCCGGCGACTGGATCCTCGAACCCCAGGCCCTGATCAGCTACACCAACACCAGCCTCGATCGCTACAGCGAATCAACGGGTAACCGCGATGATCGACTGCTCTACAACGAGATGGAGCTCGACCGCTTCGACAGCGAGCTCTCCATGACATTTGCCCATCCGATCCGAGATGGGCAGCGCTCCCTGTTCATGCCCTTTCTCCGCGTTGGCTGGGTCGCCGACTGGGGCCAGAGCGGCGGCAGCCAGAAAGTGAGCTTCATCAACGCCGATCGCAACGACAACTGGAGCATCAACGGCGATTCCGATCACGGCGCCCTCGTGGAAATCGGCCTCGATTACACCACCTACAACTTCAGCGACACCTCGATGGGCGTCTACGCCCGCAGTGGTGTGGTGCTTTGGGGTGGAGACCGCGGCACCGCTTGGCAGGTGTCCGGTGGCCTGAACTTCAAGTTCTGA
- a CDS encoding phosphotransferase family protein, with protein MQTLESEIKSDQQIAADFLSYLQSESSDRVAYEVEPTRLTGGFDARLYRYKLVDQEPRVLRVLRPAREVEELLHLQLAHQILNQQGLKTPVIHRVCGDQSVLGGVFAVMDLVPGRPLVEQKPAVFASVLGESMARMHELDVRPIVEAFRRAGVPDERFLSPAIDQKAFDFCEQKIPWASELIGWLRDHLPLDGENLAVIHGDYHGANVMFDNGSISGVLDWGFRISDPAIDLAHTMNLCLITPRQVYPGISPHVCEQVTDGVLKAYQSIRPLNQERIQACRVAHLFGFLALGVTGVGPEFMRKPESQRDYLSFIEQTTGIRLSPSA; from the coding sequence ATGCAAACTCTTGAATCTGAAATCAAATCCGATCAGCAGATTGCTGCTGATTTCTTGTCTTATCTGCAATCTGAATCGTCAGACCGTGTCGCTTATGAGGTTGAGCCGACGCGGCTGACTGGGGGCTTCGATGCCCGGCTGTATCGCTACAAGCTGGTTGACCAGGAGCCGAGAGTCCTTCGCGTTCTGCGTCCTGCGCGTGAGGTGGAGGAGCTTTTGCATCTTCAGCTTGCGCATCAGATTCTGAATCAGCAGGGCCTGAAAACGCCTGTGATTCATCGCGTTTGTGGAGACCAATCAGTCTTGGGGGGTGTTTTTGCGGTGATGGATCTGGTGCCAGGTCGGCCTTTGGTTGAGCAGAAGCCAGCGGTCTTTGCGTCGGTCTTGGGTGAGTCAATGGCCCGCATGCATGAGCTTGATGTGAGGCCCATTGTTGAAGCCTTCAGGCGGGCTGGTGTTCCAGATGAGCGGTTTTTAAGTCCTGCTATTGATCAAAAGGCTTTTGATTTTTGTGAACAGAAGATTCCTTGGGCATCTGAACTGATTGGCTGGCTTCGCGATCACTTGCCCCTTGATGGTGAGAACCTTGCTGTGATTCATGGCGACTATCACGGAGCCAATGTGATGTTTGACAATGGCTCCATATCAGGCGTATTGGACTGGGGATTTCGTATTTCTGATCCAGCAATAGATCTGGCGCATACGATGAATCTTTGCCTGATTACTCCTCGCCAGGTTTATCCAGGAATTTCGCCCCATGTTTGTGAACAGGTTACTGATGGGGTTCTTAAGGCTTATCAATCCATCAGGCCTTTGAATCAGGAGCGCATCCAGGCCTGCCGTGTTGCTCACCTTTTTGGCTTTTTAGCTCTCGGTGTCACTGGTGTTGGCCCCGAATTCATGCGAAAGCCTGAATCCCAGCGCGACTATCTGAGCTTCATTGAGCAAACAACAGGCATCAGGCTGTCGCCCTCAGCCTGA
- the pyrF gene encoding orotidine-5'-phosphate decarboxylase — protein sequence MAPSLSADPADRIIVALDGMAPEQALAFSRQIKSLRWVKVGLELFVQSGPQVVAELREQGLRVFLDLKFHDIPATMAGACRRAAAVGAELITVHACAGSEALQAAQAAAVEGAQTAGLDAPTLLAVTVLTSWEEQRLQQELAIAQGIAERVPALAQLSATAGIGGCVCSPLEAAALREQHPEPFALVTPGIRPKGAAVGDQARVMGPAEAMAAGASQLVIGRPITKANDPTAAFEACCAELRT from the coding sequence TTGGCTCCGTCGCTCTCCGCTGATCCCGCCGATCGGATCATCGTGGCCCTCGATGGCATGGCGCCCGAGCAGGCCCTGGCGTTCAGCCGCCAAATCAAGTCTTTGCGCTGGGTGAAGGTGGGCCTGGAGCTGTTTGTGCAGTCGGGCCCGCAAGTGGTGGCCGAGTTGCGGGAGCAGGGCCTGCGGGTGTTCCTTGACCTCAAGTTTCACGACATTCCGGCCACGATGGCGGGAGCCTGCCGGCGGGCGGCAGCAGTGGGGGCGGAGCTGATAACGGTGCACGCCTGTGCCGGCAGCGAAGCGCTGCAGGCGGCCCAGGCCGCAGCAGTCGAGGGGGCCCAAACTGCAGGTCTCGATGCCCCCACCCTGCTGGCGGTGACGGTGCTGACCAGCTGGGAAGAGCAAAGACTGCAACAGGAACTTGCCATTGCCCAGGGCATCGCCGAACGGGTACCGGCGTTGGCGCAGCTGTCGGCGACCGCTGGCATCGGCGGCTGCGTCTGCTCACCTCTGGAGGCCGCGGCGTTGCGGGAGCAGCATCCTGAACCCTTTGCGTTGGTCACGCCAGGCATTCGTCCTAAGGGAGCCGCGGTGGGTGATCAGGCCCGGGTGATGGGGCCGGCTGAGGCGATGGCGGCTGGAGCCAGCCAGCTGGTGATCGGCCGGCCGATCACCAAAGCCAACGATCCCACTGCCGCGTTTGAGGCTTGTTGCGCCGAACTCAGAACTTGA
- the tyrS gene encoding tyrosine--tRNA ligase encodes MPESSPTLPQWLARGMADLFPAGDPSDADQALAARLAQADKEGRPLRVKLGIDPTGSNIHLGHSILFRKLRAFQDAGHTGVLIIGDFTARIGDPTGKSTTRVLLSKEDVAANASTYLRQLGQDQPKETALLDFETPGRLEVRYNSEWLEGMDLPAVIGLLGTGTVGQMLAKDDFSKRYSSGTPIALHEFLYPLLQGYDSVAVDADVELGGTDQKFNVAMGRDLQRHFGRSTQFGLLLPILVGLDGVQKMSKSLGNVVGLEEDPLSMYSKLEKVGDAAINDYLTLLTDLDLATLPQNPREKQKAMALAVTASRHGLEAARKAQRDAATLVGGVGDATAEVPEASLAQVNFPAKAFYLLSAVGICASSSEARRQIKGGAVRLEGDKITDPNQEFAAAAELDGKVLQLGKKTFRRLVA; translated from the coding sequence ATGCCGGAGTCGTCCCCAACCCTGCCGCAGTGGCTGGCGCGCGGCATGGCCGATCTATTCCCTGCTGGCGATCCCAGCGACGCCGATCAGGCCCTGGCGGCCCGGCTGGCCCAGGCCGACAAGGAGGGACGACCGCTCAGGGTGAAGCTGGGCATCGACCCCACCGGCAGCAACATTCACCTGGGCCACAGCATCCTGTTCCGCAAGCTGAGGGCCTTCCAGGATGCGGGTCATACGGGGGTGTTAATCATCGGCGACTTCACCGCACGGATCGGGGATCCCACTGGCAAGAGCACCACGCGGGTGCTGCTCAGCAAGGAGGACGTGGCTGCCAATGCTTCCACTTATCTGCGCCAGCTGGGACAGGACCAGCCCAAGGAGACGGCGCTCCTCGATTTCGAGACCCCCGGGCGCCTGGAGGTTCGATACAACAGCGAATGGCTGGAGGGGATGGACCTGCCTGCGGTGATCGGCTTGCTGGGCACCGGCACCGTGGGCCAGATGCTGGCCAAGGACGACTTCTCCAAGCGCTACAGCAGCGGTACACCGATCGCCCTGCATGAATTCCTCTATCCGTTGCTGCAGGGCTACGACTCGGTGGCGGTGGACGCCGATGTGGAACTAGGCGGCACCGACCAGAAGTTCAATGTGGCCATGGGCCGTGACCTGCAGCGCCATTTCGGCAGGAGCACCCAGTTCGGCTTGCTGTTGCCGATTCTGGTGGGGCTCGATGGCGTTCAGAAAATGAGCAAAAGCCTCGGCAATGTGGTGGGGCTGGAGGAGGATCCCCTCTCGATGTACTCCAAGCTGGAGAAGGTCGGCGATGCGGCGATCAACGACTACCTCACGTTGCTGACCGACCTGGATCTGGCGACGTTGCCGCAGAATCCCCGCGAGAAGCAGAAGGCGATGGCCCTGGCGGTGACCGCCAGCCGCCATGGTCTTGAGGCAGCCCGGAAGGCCCAGCGTGATGCCGCCACCTTGGTGGGCGGCGTGGGAGATGCGACTGCGGAGGTGCCCGAGGCGTCCTTGGCGCAGGTGAACTTCCCGGCCAAGGCCTTTTATCTGCTCAGCGCCGTCGGCATCTGTGCCAGCAGCAGTGAGGCCCGCCGACAGATCAAGGGTGGCGCTGTGCGCCTTGAGGGAGACAAGATCACCGACCCCAACCAGGAGTTCGCCGCAGCGGCGGAGCTGGATGGCAAGGTGCTGCAGCTGGGCAAGAAAACCTTCCGGAGGCTCGTGGCCTGA
- a CDS encoding response regulator transcription factor, which yields MNLTQHLPAMREFMQSGRNLLLRRRTVIASADRVLITSLVNMVGDSGRIEGAATGEREALTCLRHGTADLLLCTDLLDSGSGPSLVAAARSIRPDLVCLMLIQRPLRSTIEAAIAAGCNGLCSRERVGNGHLLRAMQAIDSDDTYIDPVIAGVLRHSRLSRGHSQSLSSTLSLREEDVLRGICRGLTNQEIADQLHLSIDTVKHAVTALLGKLEARDRTQAVLIAFRNDLVDLPATLPRWSA from the coding sequence ATGAATCTCACACAGCATCTGCCCGCCATGCGTGAGTTCATGCAAAGCGGACGCAACCTGTTGCTGCGCCGGCGCACCGTGATCGCCAGCGCTGATCGGGTGCTGATCACCAGCCTGGTGAACATGGTCGGTGACAGCGGCCGGATCGAGGGGGCCGCCACCGGCGAACGCGAGGCACTCACCTGCCTGCGCCATGGCACGGCCGACCTGCTCCTCTGCACCGACCTGCTCGATTCCGGCAGCGGCCCCTCCCTGGTGGCCGCCGCGCGCAGCATCCGACCGGACCTGGTCTGTCTGATGCTGATCCAACGCCCCCTGCGCAGCACGATCGAGGCGGCCATAGCGGCGGGCTGCAACGGCCTCTGCAGTCGCGAAAGGGTTGGCAACGGCCATCTGCTCAGAGCCATGCAGGCGATCGACAGTGACGACACCTACATCGATCCCGTGATCGCCGGCGTGCTGCGCCACAGCCGGCTCAGCAGAGGACATTCCCAGTCCCTGTCCAGCACCCTGAGCCTGCGGGAGGAGGACGTGCTGCGGGGAATCTGCCGCGGCCTCACCAACCAGGAGATCGCCGATCAGCTGCACCTCTCGATCGACACCGTGAAACATGCCGTGACGGCCCTGCTCGGCAAACTGGAGGCGCGCGATCGCACCCAGGCCGTGTTGATCGCCTTCCGCAACGACCTCGTGGATTTACCCGCCACGCTGCCGCGTTGGAGCGCTTGA